One genomic region from Mauremys reevesii isolate NIE-2019 linkage group 7, ASM1616193v1, whole genome shotgun sequence encodes:
- the LOC120369121 gene encoding platelet factor 4-like: protein MSPMPKAAFVGMLLFCLCPGHQTVLRAQALHVPTRCMCLKFQEKVNPRFIMDFQIIEKGAHCPRHEIILTVRLERGPRETCLDLSKKQGKDLLHCWKRNLKNPRKQHHCMRRGQRQRTRAKQ from the exons ATGTCCCCCATGCCCAAGGCGGCCTTCGTAGGCATGCTCCTCTTCTGCCTGTGCCCCGGGCACCAAACAG TCCTGCGGGCCCAGGCGCTTCATGTGCCCACGAGGTGCATGTGCTTGAAGTTCCAAGAGAAGGTTAATCCCAGATTCATAATGGATTTCCAGATCATTGAGAAGGGAGCCCACTGCCCCCGCCATGAGATCAT ATTAACCGTGAGGCTCGAGAGAGGCCCGAGAGAAACATGTCTCGACTTATCCAAGAAGCAAGGGAAGGATCTGCTGCATTGCTGGAAGAG AAACCTGAAGAACCCCAGGAAGCAGCACCACTGCATGAGGAGGGGGCAGCGACAGAGGACCAGGGCAAAGCAATGA
- the TMEM72 gene encoding transmembrane protein 72 isoform X3 — protein MEEPLNMALQQLQHRVLVGVGVETLQRGQFQSLAVYLLFSGAAVSICEVSFFVSLLLGMCITYQPGSLAHAFWKRSTQPASFQKFLGYMLLSVACFLHPVLVWHVTIPGSMLVLTGLAYFLLSKRKKSPVHGEVRGPLEQYVDPCAMAATSMGCGDTEQTFTFPGGRREQRASLLNHMKSILKGSKDKGAGWPAEPTPSPPTTTLPTLAPGKQVHFQEKLVRIIPSISESPDEAESEAEETTSDTAPILGPTETPLLVTPLSATGLF, from the exons TGCTGGTTGGAGTGGGAGTGGAGACCCTGCAGCGCGGGCAGTTCCAGAGCCTGGCTGTCTACCTGCT TTTCTCAGGGGCAGCGGTTTCCATCTGTGAAGTCTCCTTCTTCGTCAGCCTGCTCCTGGGCATGTGTATCAC ctacCAGCCGGGCTCCCTGGCACACGCCTTCTGGAAGCGAAGCACCCAGCCAGCGAGCTTCCAGAAATTCCTGGGTTACATGCTGCTCTCGGTAGCCTGCTTCCTGCATCCTGTCCTGGTCTGGCACGTCACCATCCCCG GCTCCATGCTGGTGCTGACCGGCTTGGCCTACTTCCTGCTGAGCAAGCGGAAGAAGAGCCCGGTGCACGGGGAGGTGCGGGGACCACTGGAGCAGTATGTGGACCCCTGTGCCATGGCTGCCACCTCCATGGGCTGTGGCGACACCGAGCAGACCTTCACCTTCCCTGGAGGGCGCCGAGAGCAGCGCGCCTCCCTGCTCAACCACATGAAGAGCATCCTGAAGGGCAGCAAGGACAAGGGTGCTGGATGGCCAGCCgagcccaccccatccccacccaccaccaccctgcccaccctggccccagGCAAGCAGGTGCACTTCCAAGAGAAGCTGGTGAGGATCATCCCCTCCATCAGCGAGAGCCCAGACGAGGCGGAGAGCGAGGCCGAGGAGACTACATCCGACACAGCCCCAATCCTCGGGCCCACGGAGACCCCGCTCCTCGTCACGCCCCTCAGTGCCACAGGCCTGTTCTGA
- the TMEM72 gene encoding transmembrane protein 72 isoform X2 — protein sequence MHPWALGLHWLQTTNLLVGVGVETLQRGQFQSLAVYLLFSGAAVSICEVSFFVSLLLGMCITYQPGSLAHAFWKRSTQPASFQKFLGYMLLSVACFLHPVLVWHVTIPGSMLVLTGLAYFLLSKRKKSPVHGEVRGPLEQYVDPCAMAATSMGCGDTEQTFTFPGGRREQRASLLNHMKSILKGSKDKGAGWPAEPTPSPPTTTLPTLAPGKQVHFQEKLVRIIPSISESPDEAESEAEETTSDTAPILGPTETPLLVTPLSATGLF from the exons TGCTGGTTGGAGTGGGAGTGGAGACCCTGCAGCGCGGGCAGTTCCAGAGCCTGGCTGTCTACCTGCT TTTCTCAGGGGCAGCGGTTTCCATCTGTGAAGTCTCCTTCTTCGTCAGCCTGCTCCTGGGCATGTGTATCAC ctacCAGCCGGGCTCCCTGGCACACGCCTTCTGGAAGCGAAGCACCCAGCCAGCGAGCTTCCAGAAATTCCTGGGTTACATGCTGCTCTCGGTAGCCTGCTTCCTGCATCCTGTCCTGGTCTGGCACGTCACCATCCCCG GCTCCATGCTGGTGCTGACCGGCTTGGCCTACTTCCTGCTGAGCAAGCGGAAGAAGAGCCCGGTGCACGGGGAGGTGCGGGGACCACTGGAGCAGTATGTGGACCCCTGTGCCATGGCTGCCACCTCCATGGGCTGTGGCGACACCGAGCAGACCTTCACCTTCCCTGGAGGGCGCCGAGAGCAGCGCGCCTCCCTGCTCAACCACATGAAGAGCATCCTGAAGGGCAGCAAGGACAAGGGTGCTGGATGGCCAGCCgagcccaccccatccccacccaccaccaccctgcccaccctggccccagGCAAGCAGGTGCACTTCCAAGAGAAGCTGGTGAGGATCATCCCCTCCATCAGCGAGAGCCCAGACGAGGCGGAGAGCGAGGCCGAGGAGACTACATCCGACACAGCCCCAATCCTCGGGCCCACGGAGACCCCGCTCCTCGTCACGCCCCTCAGTGCCACAGGCCTGTTCTGA
- the TMEM72 gene encoding transmembrane protein 72 isoform X1 has protein sequence MKHRAFWTALEYTCRLLGISTAAVLVGVGVETLQRGQFQSLAVYLLFSGAAVSICEVSFFVSLLLGMCITYQPGSLAHAFWKRSTQPASFQKFLGYMLLSVACFLHPVLVWHVTIPGSMLVLTGLAYFLLSKRKKSPVHGEVRGPLEQYVDPCAMAATSMGCGDTEQTFTFPGGRREQRASLLNHMKSILKGSKDKGAGWPAEPTPSPPTTTLPTLAPGKQVHFQEKLVRIIPSISESPDEAESEAEETTSDTAPILGPTETPLLVTPLSATGLF, from the exons TGCTGGTTGGAGTGGGAGTGGAGACCCTGCAGCGCGGGCAGTTCCAGAGCCTGGCTGTCTACCTGCT TTTCTCAGGGGCAGCGGTTTCCATCTGTGAAGTCTCCTTCTTCGTCAGCCTGCTCCTGGGCATGTGTATCAC ctacCAGCCGGGCTCCCTGGCACACGCCTTCTGGAAGCGAAGCACCCAGCCAGCGAGCTTCCAGAAATTCCTGGGTTACATGCTGCTCTCGGTAGCCTGCTTCCTGCATCCTGTCCTGGTCTGGCACGTCACCATCCCCG GCTCCATGCTGGTGCTGACCGGCTTGGCCTACTTCCTGCTGAGCAAGCGGAAGAAGAGCCCGGTGCACGGGGAGGTGCGGGGACCACTGGAGCAGTATGTGGACCCCTGTGCCATGGCTGCCACCTCCATGGGCTGTGGCGACACCGAGCAGACCTTCACCTTCCCTGGAGGGCGCCGAGAGCAGCGCGCCTCCCTGCTCAACCACATGAAGAGCATCCTGAAGGGCAGCAAGGACAAGGGTGCTGGATGGCCAGCCgagcccaccccatccccacccaccaccaccctgcccaccctggccccagGCAAGCAGGTGCACTTCCAAGAGAAGCTGGTGAGGATCATCCCCTCCATCAGCGAGAGCCCAGACGAGGCGGAGAGCGAGGCCGAGGAGACTACATCCGACACAGCCCCAATCCTCGGGCCCACGGAGACCCCGCTCCTCGTCACGCCCCTCAGTGCCACAGGCCTGTTCTGA